Proteins encoded by one window of Lathyrus oleraceus cultivar Zhongwan6 chromosome 1, CAAS_Psat_ZW6_1.0, whole genome shotgun sequence:
- the LOC127080914 gene encoding putative ALA-interacting subunit 2 isoform X1 codes for MDLDRGSSSTSSTSARATPGRPVRHGALYQFTQQNLPACKPVLTPAAVISTFLLMGLIFIPVGIVTLRASYSVVEIVDRYDNDCVPEEYRGNKVAYVKDDSIPKNCSRFMKVPKSMKAPIYVYYQLDNYYQNHRRYVKSRSDRQLLDGLGYNDSSSCRPLESSNDLPIVPCGLIAWSLFNDTYKFSRGPSELKVNRKGIAWKSDRNHKFGKHVYPLNFQNGTLTGGAKLDPSIPLSDQEDLIVWMRTAALPTFRKLYGKIEEDLEEDDVITVKLKNNYNTYSFGGKKKIVLSTSSWLGGKNDFLGFANLFVGSFSILISIIFLLLHVKSPRAYGETAHHSSWNKKSISKSISS; via the exons ATGGATCTCGACAGAGGCAGTTCATCAACCAGCAGCACAAGTGCACGGGCAACTCCAGGACGCCCTGTACGACATGGTG CACTCTATCAGTTTACACAGCAGAACCTTCCAGCATGTAAACCCGTCCTTACACCTGCAGCA GTCATTTCTACATTTCTGTTGATGGGTTTAATTTTTATTCCTGTTGGAATTGTTACACTTCGTGCGTCGTATAGT GTTGTTGAAATTGTGGACAGATATGACAATGATTGTGTACCCGAAGAATATAGAGGTAACAAGGTAGCATATGTAAAAGATGACTCAATCCCCAAAAACTGTTCGCGATTCATGAAG GTACCTAAGTCAATGAAAGCGCCAATTTATGTCTATTATCAACTTGATAACTATTACCAGAACCATCGACG GTATGTCAAAAGTAGAAGTGATCGGCAGCTCTTAGACGGACTTGGATACAATGATAGCAGTTCGTGTAGACCTTTAGAGTCTTCTAATGATCTTCCCATTGTACCTTGCGGGTTGATAGCATGGAGTTTATTTAATGATACTTATAAGTTCAGTCGTGGACCATCGGAATTGAAGGTTAATAGGAAAGGCATCGCATGGAAGAGTGATCGTAATCACAAATTTGGAAAGCATGTTTACCCGTTAAATTTTCAGAATGGTACCTTGACTGGAGGTGCAAAGCTGGATCCTAGTATTCCA CTTAGTGATCAAGAAGATCTCATTGTTTGGATGCGGACTGCTGCTCTCCCCACGTTCCGAAAGTTGTACGGTAAAATAGAAGAGGATttggaagaagatgatgttatAACAGTCAAACTAAAGAATAACTATAACACTTACAGTTTTGGAGGAAAAAAGAAGATTGTTCTGTCAACATCAAGCTGGCTGGGTGGAAAAAATGACTTCCTTGGATTTGCCAATTTATTTGTCGGGTCCTTTAGTATATTGATCTCCATCATCTTCCTATTGCTTCATGTGAAAAGTCCTAG AGCTTATGGCGAGACGGCCCACCACTCATCTTGGAATAAGAAAAGCATTTCTAAAAGCATTTCTAGCTGA
- the LOC127080914 gene encoding putative ALA-interacting subunit 2 isoform X3, which yields MDLDRGSSSTSSTSARATPGRPVRHGALYQFTQQNLPACKPVLTPAAVISTFLLMGLIFIPVGIVTLRASYSVVEIVDRYDNDCVPEEYRGNKVAYVKDDSIPKNCSRFMKVPKSMKAPIYVYYQLDNYYQNHRRYVKSRSDRQLLDGLGYNDSSSCRPLESSNDLPIVPCGLIAWSLFNDTYKFSRGPSELKVNRKGIAWKSDRNHKFGKHVYPLNFQNGTLTGGAKLDPSIP from the exons ATGGATCTCGACAGAGGCAGTTCATCAACCAGCAGCACAAGTGCACGGGCAACTCCAGGACGCCCTGTACGACATGGTG CACTCTATCAGTTTACACAGCAGAACCTTCCAGCATGTAAACCCGTCCTTACACCTGCAGCA GTCATTTCTACATTTCTGTTGATGGGTTTAATTTTTATTCCTGTTGGAATTGTTACACTTCGTGCGTCGTATAGT GTTGTTGAAATTGTGGACAGATATGACAATGATTGTGTACCCGAAGAATATAGAGGTAACAAGGTAGCATATGTAAAAGATGACTCAATCCCCAAAAACTGTTCGCGATTCATGAAG GTACCTAAGTCAATGAAAGCGCCAATTTATGTCTATTATCAACTTGATAACTATTACCAGAACCATCGACG GTATGTCAAAAGTAGAAGTGATCGGCAGCTCTTAGACGGACTTGGATACAATGATAGCAGTTCGTGTAGACCTTTAGAGTCTTCTAATGATCTTCCCATTGTACCTTGCGGGTTGATAGCATGGAGTTTATTTAATGATACTTATAAGTTCAGTCGTGGACCATCGGAATTGAAGGTTAATAGGAAAGGCATCGCATGGAAGAGTGATCGTAATCACAAATTTGGAAAGCATGTTTACCCGTTAAATTTTCAGAATGGTACCTTGACTGGAGGTGCAAAGCTGGATCCTAGTATTCCA TGA
- the LOC127080914 gene encoding putative ALA-interacting subunit 2 isoform X2, translated as MDLDRGSSSTSSTSARATPGRPVRHGALYQFTQQNLPACKPVLTPAAVISTFLLMGLIFIPVGIVTLRASYSVVEIVDRYDNDCVPEEYRGNKVAYVKDDSIPKNCSRFMKVPKSMKAPIYVYYQLDNYYQNHRRYVKSRSDRQLLDGLGYNDSSSCRPLESSNDLPIVPCGLIAWSLFNDTYKFSRGPSELKVNRKGIAWKSDRNHKFGKHVYPLNFQNGTLTGGAKLDPSIPLSDQEDLIVWMRTAALPTFRKLYGKIEEDLEEDDVITVKLKNNYNTYSFGGKKKIVLSTSSWLGGKNDFLGFANLFVGSFSILISIIFLLLHVKSPRQSLWRDGPPLILE; from the exons ATGGATCTCGACAGAGGCAGTTCATCAACCAGCAGCACAAGTGCACGGGCAACTCCAGGACGCCCTGTACGACATGGTG CACTCTATCAGTTTACACAGCAGAACCTTCCAGCATGTAAACCCGTCCTTACACCTGCAGCA GTCATTTCTACATTTCTGTTGATGGGTTTAATTTTTATTCCTGTTGGAATTGTTACACTTCGTGCGTCGTATAGT GTTGTTGAAATTGTGGACAGATATGACAATGATTGTGTACCCGAAGAATATAGAGGTAACAAGGTAGCATATGTAAAAGATGACTCAATCCCCAAAAACTGTTCGCGATTCATGAAG GTACCTAAGTCAATGAAAGCGCCAATTTATGTCTATTATCAACTTGATAACTATTACCAGAACCATCGACG GTATGTCAAAAGTAGAAGTGATCGGCAGCTCTTAGACGGACTTGGATACAATGATAGCAGTTCGTGTAGACCTTTAGAGTCTTCTAATGATCTTCCCATTGTACCTTGCGGGTTGATAGCATGGAGTTTATTTAATGATACTTATAAGTTCAGTCGTGGACCATCGGAATTGAAGGTTAATAGGAAAGGCATCGCATGGAAGAGTGATCGTAATCACAAATTTGGAAAGCATGTTTACCCGTTAAATTTTCAGAATGGTACCTTGACTGGAGGTGCAAAGCTGGATCCTAGTATTCCA CTTAGTGATCAAGAAGATCTCATTGTTTGGATGCGGACTGCTGCTCTCCCCACGTTCCGAAAGTTGTACGGTAAAATAGAAGAGGATttggaagaagatgatgttatAACAGTCAAACTAAAGAATAACTATAACACTTACAGTTTTGGAGGAAAAAAGAAGATTGTTCTGTCAACATCAAGCTGGCTGGGTGGAAAAAATGACTTCCTTGGATTTGCCAATTTATTTGTCGGGTCCTTTAGTATATTGATCTCCATCATCTTCCTATTGCTTCATGTGAAAAGTCCTAG GCAGAGCTTATGGCGAGACGGCCCACCACTCATCTTGGAATAA